A window of the Virgibacillus pantothenticus genome harbors these coding sequences:
- a CDS encoding DUF4306 domain-containing protein has protein sequence MKKIVTIFIILLIISIYTFFLSYWAGSYLMLEPDWQERIVLTPDSVKDPRDIYFFDKWVFAFQTYPVRTITFLLSASAVVGFCIFFVRKFIRKRKSNQEI, from the coding sequence ATGAAAAAAATCGTAACGATATTTATTATATTGCTCATTATTTCTATATATACCTTTTTTCTAAGCTATTGGGCAGGTTCTTATCTCATGTTGGAGCCTGATTGGCAGGAAAGAATAGTCCTGACGCCAGATTCGGTGAAAGACCCAAGAGATATTTACTTTTTTGATAAATGGGTATTTGCTTTTCAAACCTATCCAGTACGTACCATTACATTTTTACTATCAGCTTCTGCTGTTGTTGGTTTTTGCATCTTTTTTGTTCGCAAGTTTATTCGTAAGCGTAAAAGCAACCAAGAGATATAA
- a CDS encoding flavodoxin family protein, with protein MSIVVFHGSTRTNGNTEYLAHHAIPKEVATHIYLRDYNIQPIVDKRHADEGFPEIQDDHTFLIDQLLKHEIVVFATPIYWYGMSGPMKTFIDRWSQILRDPNYPHFRQALKEKKVYLILVGGDHPHVKGLPLVQQFQYICQFFGMSLENYIIGQSRKPGEIVNNKQVLDAASRLFNESLI; from the coding sequence ATGAGTATAGTCGTATTTCATGGTTCGACGAGAACAAATGGTAATACAGAGTATTTGGCACATCACGCCATCCCAAAAGAAGTTGCAACACATATTTATTTACGTGATTATAACATCCAACCTATAGTTGATAAACGCCATGCGGATGAAGGTTTCCCAGAAATACAGGATGACCACACATTTTTAATTGACCAATTATTAAAGCATGAAATTGTTGTTTTTGCAACCCCCATTTATTGGTATGGCATGTCTGGACCAATGAAGACGTTTATTGATCGTTGGTCGCAAATTTTACGAGACCCTAACTATCCTCACTTTCGACAAGCATTAAAAGAAAAGAAAGTGTATCTTATTCTTGTTGGCGGGGATCACCCACATGTAAAAGGGCTACCTCTCGTCCAACAGTTCCAGTATATATGTCAGTTTTTTGGCATGTCTTTAGAAAACTATATTATCGGACAGTCACGTAAGCCAGGAGAGATTGTAAACAATAAACAAGTTTTGGACGCAGCCTCTCGTTTATTCAACGAATCATTGATTTGA